In Treponema primitia ZAS-2, a genomic segment contains:
- a CDS encoding leucine-rich repeat domain-containing protein — translation MKRNLCFLAFFALGISLFAQSVEDFIISIESGGITIIDYIGSEKEVIIPGDIQGVPVTAIGEDAFAGQQLVAVTIPKGVVSIGKGAFAVNQISFAAIPETVSTIENSAFAMNQLCSVTLPGKIVVIEDNAFSDNHLTSITIPRGVKSIGRMAFYNNRLTNVELSPGVTVINASAFAFNQINSINIPSTVVTIGDDAFAGNKITSISIPDGINSIGISAFADNQLTRIQIPENAKMSDDAFDDSFINFYRRNGKRAGAYTLNSNTWAFARRSVY, via the coding sequence ATGAAAAGAAACCTTTGCTTTCTGGCTTTTTTTGCCCTGGGCATTTCTCTCTTTGCACAATCGGTGGAGGATTTTATCATTTCTATCGAAAGTGGGGGTATCACCATTATCGATTATATCGGAAGCGAAAAAGAGGTGATCATTCCCGGAGATATCCAAGGCGTGCCGGTCACTGCTATCGGGGAGGATGCCTTTGCGGGGCAGCAGCTTGTTGCTGTTACCATACCTAAGGGGGTGGTTTCCATAGGAAAGGGCGCCTTCGCGGTAAACCAGATATCTTTTGCCGCCATTCCTGAAACGGTCAGTACCATTGAGAACAGCGCCTTTGCCATGAACCAGTTATGCAGCGTAACCCTTCCGGGTAAGATTGTTGTCATTGAAGATAATGCATTCAGTGATAATCACTTAACCAGCATAACAATCCCCAGGGGTGTCAAATCCATCGGACGTATGGCCTTTTACAATAACCGCTTAACCAATGTAGAGCTCTCCCCGGGTGTCACTGTTATTAATGCAAGCGCCTTTGCCTTTAACCAGATAAACAGCATCAACATCCCCTCCACGGTCGTTACCATCGGGGATGACGCCTTTGCGGGGAATAAAATTACCAGCATTAGCATTCCGGATGGCATAAACTCCATCGGGATCAGCGCCTTTGCGGACAACCAGTTGACTCGCATTCAAATCCCGGAAAATGCAAAAATGTCCGATGATGCCTTTGATGATAGCTTCATAAATTTTTACCGCAGGAACGGAAAACGGGCCGGGGCCTATACCCTCAACAGCAATACCTGGGCATTTGCCCGGCGCAGTGTTTATTAA
- a CDS encoding Rpn family recombination-promoting nuclease/putative transposase, with translation MNAKYKDSVFTKLFNDEDRLRELYAALEGIEYDPSISITINTLEDVLYMDRINDLSFTAGDKLVFVIEHQSTLNWNMPLRILSYIARVYEKIISRRALYKTTLVKIPKPEFIVLYNGPEKAPEKWELRLSDAFIGLEPGEKVPLDLIVTVYNINYGQNTELLQRSENLSGYAQFVAKVRENEAVMPLEQAVTEAVQYCIKNRILERFFEEHGGEVLNMAFGEWDWDEAKAAWQEEVWEEAEAKYQPILAENQQALAENQQALAEKDRENQELRRKLQEAGIDT, from the coding sequence GTGAATGCAAAGTATAAGGATAGTGTCTTTACGAAACTCTTTAATGACGAAGACAGGCTCCGGGAACTGTATGCCGCCCTGGAAGGTATCGAGTACGATCCGTCCATATCCATAACCATAAATACCTTGGAAGATGTCCTCTACATGGACCGGATCAACGACCTGTCCTTTACAGCGGGGGACAAACTGGTATTCGTGATAGAACACCAGTCAACCCTCAACTGGAACATGCCCCTGCGGATTTTGTCGTATATTGCCCGGGTTTACGAGAAAATCATTTCGCGCCGAGCCTTATACAAAACCACCCTGGTAAAGATCCCCAAACCTGAATTTATCGTTCTGTACAACGGCCCGGAGAAAGCGCCGGAAAAGTGGGAATTGCGGCTTTCCGACGCCTTTATCGGGCTGGAGCCAGGCGAAAAAGTCCCCCTTGATCTGATCGTCACGGTGTATAATATTAATTATGGGCAGAACACGGAACTGCTCCAAAGAAGCGAGAACCTATCAGGATACGCGCAGTTTGTGGCAAAGGTGCGGGAAAACGAGGCGGTCATGCCCCTGGAGCAGGCGGTGACCGAGGCGGTCCAGTATTGCATAAAGAACCGGATACTGGAGCGTTTTTTCGAGGAACATGGCGGGGAGGTATTAAATATGGCATTTGGTGAATGGGACTGGGACGAGGCAAAAGCAGCCTGGCAGGAAGAGGTATGGGAAGAAGCAGAAGCGAAATACCAGCCCATACTAGCAGAAAACCAGCAGGCGCTGGCGGAAAACCAGCAGGCGCTGGCAGAAAAGGACCGAGAAAATCAGGAGCTCAGGCGAAAGCTGCAGGAAGCCGGGATAGATACTTAA